In Fimbriiglobus ruber, a genomic segment contains:
- a CDS encoding carboxymuconolactone decarboxylase family protein: MQARLDYAKAAPGAVKAMFGLEVYLKACGLEHPLLELVKTRASQINGCAFCLDMHTKDARAAGETEQRLYLLNAWREAPFYTARERAALAWTEAVTRVTDGHVPDAVFEEVRGQFTDKELADLTLAVAAINAWNRLAISFRSVPGAYQPGQPLH; encoded by the coding sequence ATGCAAGCCAGACTCGATTACGCGAAAGCTGCACCCGGCGCCGTCAAGGCGATGTTCGGTCTGGAAGTCTATTTGAAAGCCTGTGGCCTGGAGCACCCGCTTCTGGAACTGGTGAAGACCCGGGCGTCCCAGATCAACGGCTGCGCCTTCTGCCTCGACATGCACACCAAGGACGCGCGGGCGGCCGGTGAGACGGAACAGCGCCTGTATCTGCTGAACGCCTGGCGGGAGGCGCCGTTTTACACCGCCCGCGAACGGGCCGCCCTGGCCTGGACCGAGGCCGTCACCCGCGTGACCGACGGGCACGTACCCGACGCGGTCTTCGAGGAAGTCCGCGGGCAGTTTACGGACAAGGAACTTGCCGACCTGACCCTGGCGGTCGCGGCGATCAACGCCTGGAACCGGCTGGCGATCAGCTTCCGGTCCGTCCCCGGCGCCTACCAACCCGGCCAACCCCTTCACTAA
- a CDS encoding DUF1501 domain-containing protein, which translates to MNPLHDLRARLTRRHFFGRSATAVGTAALGSLLAQDGLAAPRATKAKRVVYLFQSGGPSHLELFDYKPGLKKLHGSELPDSIRQDQRLTGMTSGQKNFPVIAPKFAFKQAGKAGTWVSELLPHTAGVVDDLCLIRSMHTEAINHDPAITFIQTGSQQPGRPSLGAWVSYGLGRIADDLPAFVVLISHGSGKDANQGLLERLWGSGFLPTSHQGVKLRGSGDAVLYLSDPPGLDRDLRRTMLDGIAKLNEQELARTGDPEVATRIQQYEMAFKMQASVPDLVDFSKEPKGTFDLYGEDVKKPGSFAANCLLARRLLERGVRFVQLYHRGWDQHGSLPTNIPKQCKDVDQPQAALLTDLKRRGLLDDTLIVWGGEFGRTVYGQGGVQADYGRDHHGRCFSVWLAGGGIKPGVVHGETDDYGYNVTKDPVHIHDLNATILHCLGFDHEKLTYRYQGRDFRLTDVHGTVVKNVLV; encoded by the coding sequence ATGAACCCTCTCCACGACCTCCGCGCCCGGCTCACCCGCCGGCACTTCTTCGGCCGCTCGGCGACGGCCGTCGGCACGGCCGCGCTCGGCAGCCTACTCGCGCAAGACGGGCTCGCCGCGCCGCGGGCGACCAAAGCCAAGCGCGTCGTCTACCTGTTCCAGTCCGGCGGCCCGTCGCACCTCGAACTGTTCGACTACAAGCCGGGCCTGAAGAAACTGCACGGCAGCGAATTGCCCGACTCCATCCGGCAGGATCAGCGGCTCACCGGTATGACCTCCGGGCAAAAGAACTTCCCGGTCATCGCCCCGAAGTTCGCCTTCAAACAAGCCGGCAAGGCCGGCACCTGGGTCAGCGAACTTCTCCCGCACACTGCCGGCGTCGTGGACGACCTGTGCCTCATCCGATCGATGCACACCGAGGCCATCAACCACGACCCGGCCATCACGTTCATCCAGACGGGTTCGCAGCAACCGGGCCGGCCGTCGCTCGGGGCCTGGGTGAGTTACGGCCTCGGCCGCATCGCCGACGACCTACCGGCGTTCGTGGTCCTCATCTCCCACGGCAGCGGCAAGGACGCCAACCAGGGCCTGCTCGAACGCTTGTGGGGTAGCGGGTTCCTGCCGACGAGCCACCAGGGCGTCAAACTCCGCGGTAGCGGCGATGCCGTCCTCTACCTCTCCGACCCGCCCGGCCTCGACCGCGACCTGCGGCGAACCATGCTCGACGGCATCGCGAAACTGAACGAACAGGAACTCGCCCGGACCGGCGACCCCGAGGTGGCCACGCGGATTCAGCAGTACGAGATGGCGTTCAAGATGCAGGCGAGCGTACCAGACCTCGTGGACTTCTCGAAGGAGCCGAAGGGGACGTTCGACCTTTACGGCGAAGACGTGAAGAAGCCCGGGTCGTTCGCCGCGAACTGCCTACTCGCCCGCCGGCTGCTGGAACGCGGTGTCCGCTTCGTGCAACTCTACCACCGCGGTTGGGACCAGCACGGCAGCCTACCGACCAACATCCCCAAACAGTGCAAGGACGTGGACCAACCCCAAGCCGCCCTGCTGACCGACCTCAAACGCCGCGGGCTACTCGACGACACCCTGATCGTCTGGGGCGGCGAGTTCGGCCGGACCGTGTACGGTCAGGGCGGCGTGCAGGCCGACTACGGCCGCGACCACCACGGCCGCTGTTTCTCGGTCTGGCTCGCGGGCGGCGGCATCAAGCCGGGCGTCGTCCACGGCGAAACCGACGACTACGGCTACAACGTGACGAAAGACCCGGTCCACATCCACGACCTGAATGCCACGATCCTACACTGCCTGGGCTTCGACCACGAGAAGCTGACGTACCGCTACCAGGGCCGCGACTTCCGGCTCACGGACGTGCATGGCACGGTGGTGAAGAATGTGCTGGTGTAA
- a CDS encoding cupin domain-containing protein, whose amino-acid sequence MTRTLTTLALGILLGAGGLALARHDDHAAGAKVKPLMSEDIAEKIDGREARVTISEVSWGPGGTSTPHRHPGAVFGYVLEGEFETQLEGQPLKKLKAGDTFYEPTMALHAVSRNPSRTANTRVLAVIVHPRDAKAIVVPEKPKE is encoded by the coding sequence ATGACACGAACGCTGACGACCCTCGCCCTCGGTATCCTGCTCGGGGCCGGCGGACTGGCCCTGGCCCGACACGACGATCACGCGGCCGGAGCCAAGGTCAAGCCGCTGATGTCGGAAGACATCGCCGAGAAAATCGACGGCCGGGAGGCCCGGGTGACGATTTCCGAAGTCTCGTGGGGTCCGGGCGGGACGAGTACGCCGCACCGCCACCCGGGGGCAGTCTTCGGCTACGTACTGGAAGGCGAGTTTGAAACCCAGCTCGAAGGGCAACCGCTCAAGAAACTGAAAGCCGGCGACACCTTTTACGAGCCGACGATGGCTCTCCACGCCGTCTCCCGGAACCCGAGCCGGACGGCCAACACGCGGGTGCTGGCCGTCATCGTCCACCCGCGGGACGCGAAGGCCATTGTCGTGCCCGAGAAGCCGAAAGAGTAG
- a CDS encoding glycosyltransferase family 2 protein, with the protein MDANPLTARPHASSLSLVVPAYNEAAVIAHAVREADEALGELFDEYEILVVDDGSGDDTAAIVAALLGEFPRVRLLWHPRNRGYGAALRTGFEAAAFERVAFTDADGQFDLRDLSTLAALVDNTDIAVGYRADRKDPWRRRVLSRGYNLLARTLLGTRIRDVDCALKVFRREVVVRLLPAARGFFVNTEMMTRARLLGFDVIERPVTHRPRLGGASKVSLWEVPKTLRVLLGFWWREVVRGIGPTAREPITVVSARVPVGTGMSRASRPRNFKHAAGERIDV; encoded by the coding sequence ATGGACGCGAACCCACTCACGGCACGCCCGCACGCTTCCAGCCTGAGTCTGGTCGTCCCCGCGTACAACGAGGCTGCCGTGATCGCCCACGCCGTCCGCGAAGCGGACGAGGCACTGGGCGAGTTGTTCGACGAGTACGAAATCCTCGTCGTGGACGACGGCAGTGGCGACGACACGGCCGCGATCGTTGCCGCGTTGCTCGGCGAATTCCCGCGCGTCCGCCTGTTGTGGCACCCGCGTAACCGTGGGTACGGGGCCGCGCTGCGGACCGGGTTCGAGGCTGCGGCGTTCGAGCGAGTCGCTTTCACCGACGCGGACGGCCAGTTCGACCTCCGGGATCTCAGTACGCTGGCCGCACTCGTTGACAACACTGATATCGCCGTGGGCTACCGGGCGGACCGGAAAGACCCGTGGCGACGGCGGGTACTTTCGCGCGGCTATAACCTCCTCGCCCGCACGCTGCTCGGGACACGGATTCGCGATGTGGATTGCGCGCTGAAGGTGTTTCGGCGAGAGGTCGTGGTCCGGTTGTTGCCGGCCGCGCGTGGGTTCTTCGTGAACACGGAAATGATGACCCGTGCCCGTCTGCTCGGCTTCGACGTGATCGAACGCCCGGTCACCCACCGCCCGCGACTCGGCGGGGCGAGCAAGGTCTCGCTGTGGGAAGTGCCCAAGACGTTGCGCGTACTCCTCGGGTTCTGGTGGCGCGAGGTCGTCCGTGGGATCGGGCCGACGGCCCGGGAACCCATCACGGTCGTGAGTGCCCGCGTGCCGGTGGGAACAGGAATGAGTCGGGCGAGCCGGCCGCGGAATTTCAAGCACGCGGCCGGCGAACGGATTGACGTATAG
- a CDS encoding PLP-dependent aminotransferase family protein, producing MATPSRALRFDLDTLVLDPDTATPIYRQLQDQLRRAILDGLLRPGERVPSTRRLAGTLGIGRITVAAAYEQLAAEGYLAAAVGSGTRVSQILPERLLNAPRPRPAAVPVADRRSGLSARGKTIATYARWPNLDGGRPPRPFRPHLPALDAFPRDVWERLTTRRQRRLPRDLMHRDDPLGYRPLREAIAGYLGASRGVRCTPDEVVVTAGAQQGIDLIARLLLDPGDAVWLEEPGYLPAKPVFEMAGVEVVPVPVDADGLDVAAGQRLRPKARLAYVTPSCQWPLGVTMTLSRRLELLAWADRVGGWVLEDDYAGEFRYAGRPLPALQGLDRNGRVVYMGTFSKVLFPALRLGYLVVPADLTPAFLAARWLTDRHSPPLIQAVLADFIDGGHFSRHLRRMRTLYAERQAVVVAAAKAELAGAIDLSPADVGMHLVARLVDSAEESVMDAAVAAGIESHALSGYKATPGPDSRRILGYAAYPPKAARQAMKAWGRALQEGQ from the coding sequence ATGGCGACACCTTCGCGCGCCCTGCGTTTCGACTTGGACACCCTGGTCCTCGATCCGGATACCGCCACGCCGATTTACCGGCAACTTCAGGACCAACTCCGGCGAGCGATACTCGACGGCCTCCTGCGGCCGGGCGAGCGCGTGCCCTCGACCCGGCGGCTCGCCGGTACCCTCGGCATCGGCCGCATCACCGTCGCAGCGGCTTACGAGCAACTTGCGGCCGAGGGTTATCTTGCCGCGGCGGTCGGTTCGGGGACGCGCGTCTCGCAAATCCTTCCCGAGCGGTTGCTGAACGCCCCACGCCCGCGGCCCGCAGCCGTGCCGGTCGCCGACCGACGCTCCGGGCTGTCCGCCCGCGGCAAGACGATCGCGACTTACGCCCGCTGGCCGAATCTGGATGGCGGCCGGCCGCCACGACCATTTCGGCCTCACTTGCCGGCGCTGGACGCTTTCCCGCGGGACGTGTGGGAGCGGCTGACCACCCGGCGACAGCGGCGCCTCCCGCGCGACCTGATGCACCGCGACGACCCGCTCGGCTACCGCCCGCTACGGGAAGCGATCGCCGGCTACCTCGGGGCATCCCGCGGGGTGCGGTGTACGCCGGACGAGGTCGTCGTCACGGCGGGCGCGCAACAGGGGATCGATCTGATCGCCCGGCTGTTGCTCGACCCCGGCGACGCGGTTTGGCTGGAGGAGCCGGGTTACCTTCCCGCCAAGCCGGTGTTCGAGATGGCGGGAGTGGAGGTGGTGCCCGTGCCGGTCGACGCGGACGGGTTGGACGTGGCGGCGGGCCAGCGGTTGCGGCCGAAGGCCCGACTGGCTTACGTGACGCCGAGTTGCCAGTGGCCGCTGGGCGTGACCATGACTCTGTCCCGCCGGTTGGAACTGCTCGCGTGGGCCGACCGGGTCGGCGGGTGGGTGCTAGAAGACGACTACGCCGGGGAATTCCGCTACGCCGGTCGGCCGTTGCCCGCCCTTCAGGGGCTCGACCGAAACGGGCGGGTGGTCTACATGGGCACGTTCAGCAAGGTGTTATTCCCGGCCCTCCGCCTGGGGTATCTGGTCGTGCCGGCCGACCTGACGCCCGCGTTCCTGGCGGCCCGCTGGCTCACCGACCGCCACTCGCCGCCGCTGATTCAAGCCGTGCTGGCTGACTTCATCGACGGCGGCCACTTCTCGCGGCACCTCCGGCGAATGCGGACGCTGTACGCCGAGCGACAGGCGGTCGTCGTCGCGGCCGCGAAGGCGGAACTCGCGGGTGCGATCGATCTGTCGCCAGCAGATGTGGGGATGCACCTCGTTGCGAGGCTGGTCGATAGCGCCGAAGAATCCGTTATGGACGCGGCTGTTGCGGCTGGTATCGAGTCGCACGCGCTATCCGGTTACAAGGCCACGCCGGGACCGGACAGTCGACGGATTTTGGGATACGCCGCGTACCCGCCCAAGGCGGCACGACAGGCGATGAAGGCGTGGGGGCGGGCGCTTCAAGAGGGTCAGTAG
- a CDS encoding DUF1553 domain-containing protein yields the protein MTRFRFVLLALIFLPLPRATADEIDFRRDVLPILSNHCWACHGPDEKARKSKLRLDTRDAALAPRKDGTRPIAPGKPEASEVVARVTSADADLVMPPAEFKKPLTDRQKDTLRKWIVGGAAYAEHWAFVPPKRGDVPTSRFKGQNAIDAFVFARLEKEGLAPSPEADRAVWLRRVTLDLTGVPPTPDELDAFRKDVSADAHARVVDRLLASPRYAERMAMHWLDAARYADTNGYNNDELRTMWPWRDWVIGAFARGLPYDQFLTEQLAGDLLPNATVAQKVATGFNRNHVLTTEGGIIEEEYRAEYVADRVHTASTVFMAVSVQCARCHDHKFDPVSQKDFYRLAAFFNTIPDGVVGYGKGIRMAEPVLKVPSPEQQAELAKLDHRRGELEKALRQRANVVDAEVAKWEQSLKPEDLAKAEPLGLVAHFPLDDKAGDQVVNAVEPGWPGKLQGKASRVPGKLGGAFQFDGTAFVAAKDAGVFEADAAFTLAAWIRPTSAEPSTVLSRMDDAAAHRGYDVILEGGKLASHFVHHWPDSGFKVITKDPLKLNEWHHVAVVYDGSRKASGVSVFVDGKPRPVDVTNNNQLAGSLKTDKPFHIGRRGASAPFKGAIDEVRIYATKLTAEDVARIAAGQSLAGLKDLLATPTEKRTEAQRAAVRQYFLDRVDPETRKLKAELAVLPGKVAEVEKTIPATMVMQDLDKRKTFVLVRGQYDKKGEEVQPGVPERLAAFTPPTPRNRLDLAKWLTHPDHPLTARVAVNRWWEMLFGLGLVETSEDFGVQGSQPSHPELLDWLATELVRTGWDQRALLKLMVLSATYRQSSRVTPALLERDPRNRLLTRGPRYRLPAEMVRDQALFVSGLLKEKIGGPSVKPYQPAGLWEDVSVERRDSYTIDSGDGLYRRSLYTFWKRTCPPPGMSTFDAPDRETCVVRRARTNTPLQALALLNDPTYVEAARKLAERTLAAGTNDEVRLAFAWKVVLCREPTPDESKVIQSIRQAALARFKKESAAAEKLLKVGNAPRDPKADPAELAAWAVAMSALLNLDEAISKP from the coding sequence ATGACTCGGTTTCGATTCGTACTGCTCGCACTCATATTCTTGCCCCTACCTCGCGCGACCGCCGACGAGATCGATTTCCGCCGAGACGTTTTGCCAATCCTGTCGAATCACTGCTGGGCGTGTCACGGTCCGGACGAAAAGGCCCGCAAGTCGAAGCTGCGGCTCGATACCCGGGACGCGGCCCTCGCGCCGCGCAAGGACGGCACCCGGCCGATCGCACCTGGTAAGCCCGAGGCGAGCGAGGTTGTCGCCCGCGTCACCTCAGCCGACGCGGACCTTGTCATGCCGCCGGCGGAGTTCAAGAAACCGCTCACGGACCGACAGAAAGACACCCTGCGAAAATGGATAGTGGGTGGGGCCGCCTACGCCGAACACTGGGCGTTCGTTCCGCCGAAACGGGGTGACGTGCCCACATCTCGGTTTAAAGGTCAGAACGCGATCGATGCGTTCGTCTTCGCCCGGCTGGAGAAAGAGGGGCTGGCACCGTCGCCCGAGGCGGACCGGGCCGTCTGGCTGCGGCGGGTCACGCTCGACCTGACCGGCGTACCGCCGACCCCGGACGAACTCGACGCCTTTCGCAAAGATGTGTCGGCCGACGCCCATGCGAGGGTTGTGGACCGCCTGCTCGCGTCCCCGCGGTACGCCGAGCGGATGGCGATGCACTGGCTCGACGCGGCCCGCTACGCCGACACGAACGGTTACAACAACGACGAATTGCGGACGATGTGGCCGTGGCGGGACTGGGTCATCGGGGCGTTCGCCCGCGGGCTGCCTTACGACCAGTTCCTGACCGAACAACTCGCCGGCGACTTGCTCCCGAACGCCACCGTGGCGCAGAAGGTGGCGACCGGTTTCAATCGCAACCACGTCCTCACCACCGAGGGCGGGATCATTGAGGAAGAGTACCGGGCCGAGTACGTGGCCGACCGCGTTCACACGGCGAGTACCGTGTTCATGGCTGTCTCGGTGCAGTGTGCCCGGTGCCACGACCACAAGTTCGACCCGGTGTCGCAGAAGGACTTCTACCGCCTTGCCGCGTTCTTCAACACCATCCCGGACGGCGTCGTGGGCTACGGCAAGGGCATCCGGATGGCCGAGCCGGTGCTGAAAGTGCCGTCGCCCGAGCAGCAAGCCGAACTCGCGAAACTCGATCACCGCCGCGGCGAACTGGAGAAGGCGCTCCGCCAACGAGCCAATGTGGTTGACGCGGAGGTGGCGAAGTGGGAGCAGTCGCTGAAGCCCGAAGATTTGGCGAAGGCCGAGCCGCTCGGGCTGGTCGCCCACTTTCCCCTCGACGATAAGGCTGGGGATCAGGTTGTCAACGCTGTCGAACCGGGGTGGCCCGGAAAGCTCCAGGGCAAGGCCAGCCGAGTGCCGGGCAAGCTGGGCGGAGCCTTCCAGTTCGACGGCACAGCGTTCGTCGCGGCCAAGGACGCCGGGGTATTCGAGGCGGACGCGGCTTTCACACTGGCCGCGTGGATTCGGCCCACATCGGCCGAACCGTCGACCGTTCTCTCCCGGATGGACGACGCAGCCGCCCACCGCGGCTACGACGTCATCCTCGAAGGCGGAAAGCTGGCGAGCCACTTCGTTCACCATTGGCCGGACAGCGGGTTCAAAGTCATCACGAAAGACCCACTCAAGCTCAACGAATGGCACCACGTTGCGGTCGTGTACGACGGCTCGCGTAAGGCGAGTGGGGTGTCGGTGTTTGTCGACGGTAAGCCGCGGCCGGTGGACGTCACGAATAACAACCAACTCGCCGGCAGTCTCAAGACGGACAAGCCGTTCCACATCGGCCGCCGGGGTGCCTCCGCCCCTTTCAAGGGTGCCATCGACGAGGTACGGATTTACGCAACGAAGCTAACTGCGGAAGACGTTGCCCGGATCGCTGCCGGGCAGTCGTTGGCAGGGTTGAAGGATCTGCTCGCCACGCCGACCGAGAAACGCACGGAGGCGCAGCGGGCGGCCGTCCGCCAATACTTCCTCGATCGCGTCGACCCCGAAACGCGAAAGTTGAAGGCGGAACTCGCGGTGTTGCCGGGGAAAGTCGCCGAAGTCGAGAAGACCATTCCGGCGACGATGGTGATGCAAGACCTCGACAAGCGGAAGACGTTCGTCCTCGTCCGCGGCCAGTACGACAAAAAGGGCGAGGAGGTGCAGCCCGGCGTGCCCGAGCGCCTGGCCGCTTTTACGCCCCCGACTCCCAGAAACCGGCTCGACCTGGCGAAGTGGCTCACGCACCCCGACCACCCGCTCACCGCCCGCGTGGCTGTGAATCGGTGGTGGGAAATGTTGTTCGGCCTAGGACTGGTCGAGACGAGCGAGGATTTCGGCGTCCAGGGCTCGCAGCCCTCGCACCCGGAACTGCTCGACTGGCTGGCCACCGAACTCGTTCGCACGGGTTGGGACCAGCGGGCACTGCTCAAACTGATGGTGCTGTCGGCGACGTACCGGCAGTCGTCGCGCGTCACGCCGGCGTTGTTGGAACGAGACCCACGGAACCGACTCTTGACGCGCGGGCCGCGTTACCGGCTGCCGGCCGAGATGGTGCGCGATCAGGCCCTCTTCGTGAGCGGGTTGCTCAAGGAGAAAATCGGCGGGCCGAGCGTCAAGCCGTACCAACCGGCGGGGCTCTGGGAAGACGTGTCGGTTGAGCGCCGGGATTCGTACACGATCGACAGCGGCGACGGCCTCTACCGCCGCAGCCTGTACACCTTCTGGAAGCGGACCTGCCCGCCGCCGGGGATGAGTACGTTCGACGCCCCGGACCGGGAGACGTGCGTCGTCCGCCGGGCCAGGACGAACACGCCGCTGCAAGCCCTCGCGCTCTTGAACGACCCGACCTACGTCGAAGCGGCCCGGAAACTCGCCGAACGAACGCTTGCTGCCGGTACGAACGACGAAGTACGACTGGCGTTCGCCTGGAAGGTGGTCCTCTGCCGCGAGCCGACTCCGGACGAATCGAAGGTCATCCAGAGCATCCGTCAGGCGGCGCTGGCGCGGTTCAAGAAAGAGTCGGCCGCCGCGGAGAAACTGCTGAAAGTCGGGAACGCGCCACGGGACCCGAAGGCCGACCCGGCCGAACTCGCGGCGTGGGCCGTCGCGATGAGCGCCCTGTTGAACCTCGATGAGGCGATCTCCAAGCCATGA
- a CDS encoding SMI1/KNR4 family protein codes for MSDPRLRVLLSIPREAETRDPRWPAVEAELGLRLPGSYKALVEQFGASSWQDFLHVLSPFDGRMELRQVGSTTLEADRAVRREFPWHYPLPLYPEPGGMLPWAVSDNGDTLYFITAGPPDEWPSVIKGARAPEFEVCFLPPALLVHHFAAGRLRSAILPRSGQAA; via the coding sequence ATGAGTGACCCTCGGCTCAGGGTCTTGCTCTCCATCCCGAGAGAGGCTGAAACCCGTGATCCCCGATGGCCGGCCGTCGAGGCCGAACTCGGGTTGCGGCTGCCGGGCAGCTACAAGGCGCTAGTCGAGCAGTTCGGGGCGTCGTCGTGGCAGGACTTCCTGCATGTGCTGTCGCCCTTCGACGGGCGAATGGAGTTGAGGCAGGTCGGCAGCACAACACTGGAAGCCGACCGAGCGGTCCGTCGGGAGTTCCCGTGGCATTACCCGTTGCCACTGTACCCGGAGCCAGGTGGCATGTTACCGTGGGCCGTGTCCGACAATGGCGACACACTGTACTTCATCACGGCGGGGCCACCGGACGAGTGGCCGAGTGTAATCAAGGGGGCACGGGCACCTGAGTTCGAGGTGTGCTTCCTGCCGCCGGCGCTGCTGGTTCACCACTTCGCGGCGGGTCGGCTGCGGTCAGCAATCCTTCCGCGGAGTGGCCAAGCCGCCTAA
- the pyrF gene encoding orotidine-5'-phosphate decarboxylase, protein MLSFPDRLADAVRKKGPLCVGIDPRWDALPTAIREVYADLPPADRAAAAVLDFGLRVLELVAPFAGVVKPQSAFFELLGPPGMRVLQELLIRANDLGFVTILDAKRGDIASTATAYADAAFAGAAIDNEVVPVWDADSLTVNPYLGEDAVEPFVTAARASGRGLFVLVRTSNAGAGLFQNLVCDGKPIYLHVGEAVARWNANTIGQCGLGAIGAVVGATHPRELVELRAALPNVWFLVPGYGAQGGTAADIRAAYRPDGLGAVVNSSRGVTFPFRPDDPAWEAKVTEAARKASAELRS, encoded by the coding sequence GGCCCTCTGTGCGTCGGCATCGACCCGCGCTGGGACGCACTCCCGACCGCGATCCGGGAAGTGTACGCCGACCTCCCGCCCGCGGACCGCGCCGCGGCGGCCGTCCTCGATTTCGGGCTGCGGGTTCTCGAACTGGTCGCCCCGTTCGCGGGCGTGGTCAAGCCGCAATCGGCTTTCTTTGAGTTGCTCGGACCGCCCGGTATGCGGGTTTTGCAAGAACTCCTCATCCGCGCGAATGACCTCGGTTTCGTCACCATCCTCGATGCCAAACGCGGCGACATCGCCAGCACGGCGACCGCTTACGCGGACGCGGCCTTCGCCGGGGCCGCGATCGACAACGAAGTCGTTCCCGTCTGGGACGCCGACTCACTGACCGTGAACCCCTACCTGGGTGAAGACGCGGTCGAGCCGTTTGTCACTGCCGCCCGCGCTTCGGGCCGCGGGCTGTTCGTGCTGGTGCGAACGAGTAACGCCGGCGCGGGGCTGTTCCAAAACCTGGTCTGCGACGGCAAGCCGATCTACTTACACGTCGGCGAGGCGGTCGCCCGATGGAACGCGAATACCATCGGGCAATGCGGTCTGGGGGCGATCGGAGCCGTGGTGGGCGCGACGCACCCGCGCGAACTCGTCGAGCTCCGCGCCGCGCTACCGAACGTTTGGTTCCTGGTTCCCGGGTACGGCGCCCAGGGCGGCACCGCGGCCGACATCCGCGCCGCCTACCGACCAGACGGACTGGGCGCGGTGGTGAACAGCAGCCGCGGCGTGACGTTTCCCTTCCGTCCGGACGATCCGGCCTGGGAAGCCAAGGTGACAGAGGCGGCCCGTAAAGCGAGCGCGGAACTGCGTTCGTAA